Below is a window of Bacteroidota bacterium DNA.
AAGCGCTGGAACCTGTGCTGCACTTCATTTTCGACGATTCTTATAAAACCGTGAAATTTGAAGATTATTCAAAGAATTTCAAGAGTGAATTCAGAAAACAATAGAACTTTCGCAGGGCTTAAGTGTTGCTGAGTATGTATTTGTGAATATCGAATTTAGTTTTGCAGCCGTTATAGCTCATATACCTTATTTTGCCGTAAACCGGACGGTTGAACCACGGTCTGTCGTGCAAGCCGCCTATACTCCAGAGAATGCCCGCATAACCATTCGGATCGCGTCCATCGAGTGAGTACTTATCATTAAGGTAAATGGCTGTTGCAATTGCTTCTTCGGGCGATGAAGACCATTCCAGTATTTTTTTTGCCCAGTACATGCGCATGTAGCCATGCATCTTTCCCGTTTTTTCCATCTGTTTCTGAGCAGCATTCCACAGCTCGTCGTGTGTGGCTGCATTTTCAAATTCGATAGCTGTGTAAATATGTTCCCGCTCATCGTTTCTGTGGGCATTCAGGGTTTCTCTTGCCCAGTTGGGAAGACCGTCAAATGAGTCGTAATGCTCATTGTATAAACAGAAATTATCACTCAGCTCGCGTCTGATAATCAGCTCTTCCAGAAATGATTCCTTTGCTGATGCGGGTGCGGCGGCTTTTTTAACTTCAATAGCGATACGTAATGCCGATATTTGCCCGAAGTGCAGATAGGGCGAACATTCACTCAGCACATCGTTGTTCGGGTCATTCCTGGTCTCATAATTCGCCAGTCTTTCAGAGATAAATGAAGATAGTATTTGAAATGCCGCACCGCTGCCGCTTTTAATATGTGTTACAGGACCGGGGCTGCGATTGCATTTAATGTCCGTTACAATGCTTTGCCAGTCAATTTTATTAAAAGGAATTTCTGGCGAATACGGGTGTGCAATGAGTGCGGGCGGCTCATGAAGAAAATCCGCAAGCAGGCGGTTAATCTTTGGTCTGAGCGTATAGGCGCCATATTCCTGTTTTACTGATGCATGGCGGCATGGAACAATATTGTGCGCATCGGCTTCAATAAATGAAACAGAAATATTTTTCGCCACCTTATCTTTCCAGGAACGGTTTATGCGAAGTGGATTAAAGTCGGTGACCAGTAATCCGGCACTTATCATTTTCAGGAACGACGGTATTGTCTGATGTGGTTCGCCCTGCAGAACAACCATAGTGATGTTCAGCTGCGACAGGTCTTGTTCCACTTCTTTCAGGCCTTCTGTCATGAAATGATAATGACGAAAGGGTGCATCGAGGTAGGGTGCATACAGGTTGAATACCACCACAAGCGGTTGTTTTAACAAGAGTGCCTGCTGTTGAGCGAAATACAGCGCGGCATTATCGGCAACGCGCTGGTCGCGGCTCATCCAGTAAACCACCTGACCGGAACGGATTTCCTTGTCGTTCAACTTATACAGAAAGGGCGGCAGCAGTCCGTGGTTTGTAAGTTCCATGGTTAGTTCAAGCGGATTTTAACCTGGTATGATCCCGTATTGTTTGCATTAAAAACGGTTTCGTAAATGCTGAAGTACAGTAAACCTGATGCAGTGGCGGTTCCTTTGTACGCTGCTCCGACTTTGGTCATGCTGCCATTTTCACCGATTTTAAATACTACATTTCCGTAGCTCGGGTAGGTGGTTGCTGCCGATTCATAATCTAATTCGCTGTTATTATAATCGGGGTCGGTGCCGGTTCCGGTGGTATAACTGCCATCCGGATGATATTTATAATTAGACAGGCTTGCCAGAACAATCTCTCCGCTGGCACTGATGCTGAATTTCTGTCCCACTTTTACCATGATATTGGTCTTAAGCCAGCCACCGTTTGTATTTCCAAAAACATGTTTATTTGCCATGAGTGTAAGCGACATATCTGTGGATGAGCCGCTGCTGTAGTAAACATCGGCATTGAGGATTTTTTCCCTGGGAATCTGCAGTGTGCCGTACTCTGTTTTTACCGTGAGATCTTTGAGTGATGATGTGCCGCCTATGCGGTAGCCGTTATCAAGCACGATTATATCTTCACGCTCATAATTATCGGTCAGGCCAAATTTGGATTTAAGGTCGCCTAAAGCGGATTCGGGAGTGAAGTCGGTGCTTGTAGATGGAACATAATCCTGTGATGCCATAAAATCTTCCAAAACAGGAATTGCATTCACAGGCATACCGTATAACTCATTATAAGCGGCTTTGCGATTGTCGGCATTGGCATCATTCATCTGGCTGCACAGCTTCTTTATTTTTTCTTTCAATGAATTGTCGCCTGAAATCCCGATAGAAATGGATGCGATATTTTTGATAGGAATACTCAGTTTACCGTATGGTGTCATCAAATCAAGGCTGTTCACCTGTGTTTCGCCCGTGAACACATTGCCATCGCGCAAATTGAGGTGGAACTCAACCTTATCTTTTTGTGCGTAAATATTCAACACTGAAAACAGCATCGCGGCAATTAAAACAATCTTTCTCATATTGAATTGGTTTTTAGAAGGGTTAAATTTTGCAAATCGGAGGCATACCAAAAACTGTGCTATAGTATTAAAATATATTCAAAAAACAGACGAATGTTACCAAATGTACGTTGTTTAACATCTTCAGCCAAAAAATAAGTATCATGTTTTTTCACATTGCATATGGTTCAAATTGTAGTATATTTGTGACAATAGTTTTCAGAATTAATTGCATAATTGATGGAGATATGCTGCGAATGAGCCATTTATAAGGTGGTTTGGAAGCGCATACCTCATACTTTATTGTAAAGGTTCATTTTAATTAACGGAGTTTATAAATTAAAACATTCCATCATGGTATCATGTCCACAATGCGGGGCTTCGCTTAAAGAAGGAGCCAAATTTTGCCACGTATGCGGCTATCATCTACCCGAAACCGAGCAACAACCGCCAAAGCAGGAAGCGCCTGCACAGGAAACACCTAAACAGGAAGAGTTTGACGTTAAAACCTACACGAATGTAGATGCAAATGAGGTTTTTGACTCTGTAAAAAGTGGTGGATTATTCAAACGCGCCATTAAAATCATGTTCAATCCTAAGCAGGAATGGGAAGTGGTGGCAAAGGAAACACCAAAAGTTCCGATGCTTATTTTTGGTTATGTGCTTATTCTTTCCATTATTCCGCTGGCCTCCATGTTTTTGAATGGCATGCTGAGCGGGCTGATTTGGGGCGGATTTGGGTATTACATGGTCACAGGGATTGTCTGGGGAGTGATATACTTAATAATATGTGTAGCTGCAACGATAATCAGTGCTGTAATTATCAATGCTCTGGCGCCTGCATTCAAATCGGAAAAGAATCTTGGTCGGGCCATGCAGCTGGTAGCGTATTCAATTACACCTATGTTTTTTGGCGGACTGCTGTTCATTTTTCCCTTCATAAGCTTTCTTGGATATCTTGCCGGTTTCTACGGTATTTTTATTATGTGGAACGGTATTACGCCTATTATGAAAACCCCGAAAGAAAGACAGGTTGGTTACTTCTTTACATCGGCCGGAATCGTTTATGGCGTGTTTTGGGCACTCTGGCTCATTTTCTGGCTCATCGCTACACTCATTTTACTGGCAGGTGCCATTGGATACGTTAGACATTTTTAAATAATTTCACAA
It encodes the following:
- a CDS encoding deoxyribodipyrimidine photo-lyase, translating into MELTNHGLLPPFLYKLNDKEIRSGQVVYWMSRDQRVADNAALYFAQQQALLLKQPLVVVFNLYAPYLDAPFRHYHFMTEGLKEVEQDLSQLNITMVVLQGEPHQTIPSFLKMISAGLLVTDFNPLRINRSWKDKVAKNISVSFIEADAHNIVPCRHASVKQEYGAYTLRPKINRLLADFLHEPPALIAHPYSPEIPFNKIDWQSIVTDIKCNRSPGPVTHIKSGSGAAFQILSSFISERLANYETRNDPNNDVLSECSPYLHFGQISALRIAIEVKKAAAPASAKESFLEELIIRRELSDNFCLYNEHYDSFDGLPNWARETLNAHRNDEREHIYTAIEFENAATHDELWNAAQKQMEKTGKMHGYMRMYWAKKILEWSSSPEEAIATAIYLNDKYSLDGRDPNGYAGILWSIGGLHDRPWFNRPVYGKIRYMSYNGCKTKFDIHKYILSNT
- a CDS encoding YIP1 family protein, whose product is MVSCPQCGASLKEGAKFCHVCGYHLPETEQQPPKQEAPAQETPKQEEFDVKTYTNVDANEVFDSVKSGGLFKRAIKIMFNPKQEWEVVAKETPKVPMLIFGYVLILSIIPLASMFLNGMLSGLIWGGFGYYMVTGIVWGVIYLIICVAATIISAVIINALAPAFKSEKNLGRAMQLVAYSITPMFFGGLLFIFPFISFLGYLAGFYGIFIMWNGITPIMKTPKERQVGYFFTSAGIVYGVFWALWLIFWLIATLILLAGAIGYVRHF